The following coding sequences are from one Kallotenue papyrolyticum window:
- a CDS encoding D-hexose-6-phosphate mutarotase, producing the protein MHAEIEQLNQRYAIADHLRFLAGPGGLALAQVRNRHATAHITLQGGQVLSFQPHGQAPVLFVSRHSRYQPGTPIRGGIPICWPWFGPHPNAADLPAHGFVRLRAWQVSDTAATPDDATQLRLELTDSPDTRRCWPHAFRLGLLITIGPALHVDLRIENTDRQPWLCTGALHSYLRVGDVSRITITGLEAIAYIDKVAQGALRTQVGSIRITEETDRIYLDTPATCTVSDPLLQRRLVIEKRGSLATVVWNPWHDKAQRLPDLGDDEYQQMICVEAANVADHAMQLAPGATHTLGTTIRVAADH; encoded by the coding sequence ATGCATGCCGAGATTGAACAGCTCAACCAGCGCTACGCCATCGCCGATCACCTGCGCTTTCTCGCCGGGCCGGGTGGCCTGGCGCTGGCCCAGGTGCGCAACCGACACGCCACGGCCCACATCACGCTGCAGGGTGGTCAGGTGCTGTCCTTTCAGCCGCATGGCCAGGCGCCGGTGCTGTTTGTCAGCCGGCACAGCCGCTACCAGCCGGGCACGCCGATCCGCGGCGGCATTCCGATCTGCTGGCCCTGGTTTGGTCCCCATCCCAACGCTGCCGACCTGCCGGCGCATGGCTTCGTGCGCCTGCGCGCCTGGCAGGTCAGCGATACGGCGGCCACGCCCGACGACGCGACCCAACTGCGCCTCGAACTGACGGATAGTCCCGACACGCGTCGCTGCTGGCCGCACGCCTTCCGGCTTGGCCTGCTGATCACCATCGGTCCGGCGTTGCATGTCGATCTGCGGATCGAGAACACCGATCGGCAGCCATGGCTCTGCACCGGCGCGCTGCATAGCTACCTGCGCGTCGGCGATGTCAGTCGGATCACCATCACCGGTCTGGAGGCGATCGCCTATATCGATAAGGTCGCGCAGGGCGCGCTGCGCACGCAGGTCGGCTCGATCCGCATCACCGAAGAGACCGACCGCATCTATCTCGACACGCCCGCTACCTGCACGGTCAGCGATCCGCTATTGCAGCGCCGGCTGGTGATCGAGAAGCGCGGCAGTCTGGCGACGGTGGTGTGGAACCCCTGGCACGACAAGGCGCAACGCCTGCCCGATCTGGGCGACGATGAGTATCAACAGATGATCTGTGTCGAAGCCGCCAACGTCGCCGATCACGCCATGCAGCTCGCGCCCGGCGCAACGCATACCCTGGGCACCACCATCCGCGTGGCAGCCGACCACTGA
- a CDS encoding PLP-dependent cysteine synthase family protein has product MRAWVDEAIAKIEADLHRSSDTHLIHVPLPATPQIQLYLKDESTHITGSLKHRLARSLFLYALCNGWLGPDTPIIEASSGSTAISEAYFARLIGLRFITVIARSTSPEKIARIQRYGGECVFVDDPAQDRVVARQLARELGGHFMDQFTYAERATDWRGNNNIAESIFEQMAREPHPVPRWIVCGAGTGGTSATIGRYIRYRRYATQLCVVDPLNSVYYRYWQTRDATLTCCGASGVEGIGRPQVEPSFVPDVVDRMLQVPNAASYAAIRVLEAITGRRAGGSTGTNLYGTLQIIAEMAARGEQGAVVTLLCDSGELYRDTYYNDAWLAANGHDIAPYLAQMRHFYETGVWQPLASVDPTCHPA; this is encoded by the coding sequence ATGCGCGCCTGGGTTGACGAGGCCATCGCCAAAATCGAGGCCGACCTGCACCGCTCGTCGGATACGCATCTGATCCACGTGCCGCTGCCGGCCACGCCCCAGATCCAGCTCTACCTCAAGGATGAGTCGACGCACATCACCGGCAGCCTCAAGCATCGCCTGGCGCGCTCGCTCTTTTTGTACGCGCTGTGCAACGGCTGGCTCGGCCCCGACACGCCGATCATCGAAGCCTCGTCGGGGAGCACGGCCATCTCGGAGGCCTACTTTGCGCGCTTGATCGGCTTGCGCTTCATCACTGTGATCGCGCGCAGCACGTCGCCCGAAAAGATCGCGCGCATTCAACGCTACGGCGGCGAGTGCGTGTTTGTGGATGACCCGGCTCAGGACCGCGTGGTGGCGCGGCAACTGGCGCGTGAGCTGGGCGGCCACTTCATGGATCAGTTCACCTATGCCGAGCGCGCGACCGACTGGCGCGGCAACAACAACATCGCCGAGTCGATCTTCGAGCAGATGGCGCGCGAGCCGCATCCGGTGCCGCGCTGGATCGTCTGCGGCGCAGGCACCGGCGGCACCTCGGCGACGATCGGGCGCTACATCCGCTACCGGCGCTATGCCACGCAGTTGTGCGTGGTCGATCCGCTCAACTCGGTGTACTACCGCTACTGGCAGACACGCGACGCCACGCTGACCTGCTGTGGTGCGTCGGGTGTGGAGGGCATCGGGCGCCCGCAGGTTGAGCCCTCGTTCGTACCCGACGTTGTGGATCGCATGCTTCAGGTGCCTAACGCCGCATCGTACGCCGCCATCCGCGTGCTGGAAGCCATCACTGGACGGCGCGCCGGCGGCTCTACCGGCACCAACCTCTACGGCACGTTGCAGATCATCGCCGAGATGGCCGCGCGCGGCGAACAGGGCGCGGTAGTCACGCTGCTGTGTGACTCGGGCGAGCTGTATCGCGATACCTACTACAACGATGCCTGGTTGGCCGCCAACGGCCACGACATTGCGCCATACCTGGCGCAGATGCGCCATTTTTACGAAACGGGCGTGTGGCAGCCGCTCGCGTCGGTCGATCCCACGTGCCATCCTGCTTAA
- a CDS encoding sensor histidine kinase → MRRAFRTLRWKLAASYVSVTLAVIVTLEALFLAISLPVVMYWMTPVMVAVTAQQLARDLAPAYAQPARSAAHLQQTLQERISQGQMISPLAALPLLGATAPRGDGAVSLQVPLATAQVWLFDAQGALITATQVVDTQARPAGAMPAVAAPIIAEALRGSRLAFATTVLTGEHYLAAAPVQDGQERVVGAVLLAVPTVSWRAVAGLFLSWLGYSMLAVLFISGPIGLVFGWVAGGRFSRRLKRLSAASAALAAGDLSRRVEDHAADEIGQLARQFNAMADQLTEHLRALRLLAEQNAQLAERSAQLAAIEERNRLARDLHDSVSQELFSLTMLAAAARRQLATHPEAVSAHLEEIITMAQHALQETRSLIFALRPAMLDGRGLASALRDLVAGAEQRQGLNVALSISGERALPLEQEQALFRIAQEALANVMRHSGTRQAELTLDYDDRETRLSVRDRGRGFDPNAPRHPRALGLVSMHERIVALGGTLQIVSAPGAGTTVTATLPREHPADNGRRQPTHDDRG, encoded by the coding sequence ATGCGACGCGCCTTCCGCACGCTGCGCTGGAAACTGGCGGCCTCCTATGTATCGGTGACGCTGGCCGTGATCGTGACGCTGGAAGCGCTATTCCTGGCGATCAGCCTGCCGGTCGTCATGTACTGGATGACGCCGGTGATGGTGGCCGTCACCGCGCAGCAACTGGCGCGCGATCTGGCGCCGGCCTACGCGCAGCCCGCGCGTTCGGCGGCACACCTGCAGCAGACGCTGCAGGAGCGCATCAGCCAGGGGCAGATGATCTCGCCCCTGGCGGCGTTGCCATTGCTCGGCGCGACCGCGCCGCGCGGCGATGGCGCGGTCAGCCTGCAGGTCCCGCTGGCCACCGCCCAGGTGTGGCTCTTCGATGCGCAGGGCGCGCTGATCACCGCGACGCAGGTGGTGGACACACAGGCGCGGCCCGCGGGGGCCATGCCGGCCGTGGCTGCGCCGATCATCGCCGAAGCGCTGCGTGGTTCGCGCCTGGCGTTTGCCACTACGGTCCTGACCGGCGAACACTACCTGGCAGCCGCACCCGTGCAGGATGGGCAGGAGCGCGTGGTGGGGGCGGTGTTGCTGGCGGTGCCGACCGTCTCCTGGCGCGCCGTCGCGGGGTTGTTCCTGAGCTGGCTGGGCTATAGCATGCTGGCGGTGCTGTTCATCAGCGGTCCGATCGGCCTGGTCTTCGGCTGGGTGGCCGGTGGGCGCTTCAGCCGACGGCTCAAGCGGCTGAGTGCAGCCAGCGCGGCGCTGGCCGCCGGTGATCTGTCGCGGCGTGTCGAGGATCACGCCGCCGACGAGATCGGCCAGCTCGCGCGCCAGTTCAACGCTATGGCCGATCAGTTGACCGAACACCTGCGCGCCCTGCGGCTGTTGGCCGAGCAGAACGCGCAGCTCGCCGAGCGATCGGCGCAGCTGGCTGCGATCGAGGAGCGCAACCGCCTGGCGCGCGATCTGCACGACAGCGTGAGTCAGGAGCTGTTCAGCCTGACGATGCTGGCCGCCGCAGCCCGCCGCCAGCTCGCTACGCATCCCGAGGCGGTGTCGGCTCATTTGGAGGAGATCATCACCATGGCGCAGCATGCCCTCCAGGAGACGCGTAGCCTGATCTTCGCTTTGCGTCCGGCCATGCTCGATGGGCGCGGGTTGGCGTCCGCGCTGCGCGACCTGGTTGCCGGCGCCGAGCAGCGGCAGGGTCTCAATGTTGCGCTCAGCATCAGCGGCGAGCGCGCGCTGCCGCTGGAACAGGAACAGGCCCTGTTTCGCATCGCCCAGGAAGCGCTGGCCAACGTGATGCGCCATAGCGGGACGCGCCAGGCCGAGCTGACGCTGGACTATGACGATCGGGAGACGCGGCTCAGCGTGCGCGACCGGGGGCGTGGCTTCGATCCCAACGCGCCGCGCCATCCGCGCGCGCTGGGCCTGGTGAGCATGCACGAACGCATAGTAGCGCTCGGGGGTACGCTCCAGATCGTCAGCGCGCCCGGCGCGGGCACGACCGTGACGGCGACGCTGCCGCGGGAGCACCCGGCCGACAACGGGCGACGCCAACCCACTCACGACGATCGCGGCTGA
- a CDS encoding ABC transporter ATP-binding protein, translating to MSDTHAAIETYGLSKAFGGRQAVDALNLSIPQGAIFGFLGPNGAGKTTTMRMLLGLIHPTAGSARILGHDIISERAAIVRQVGAIVEAPAFYPYLSGRDNLRILARVLGVAERRIDEVLELVDLTTRARDRVKTYSLGMKQRLAIAAALLNQPRIVFLDEPTNGLDPAGTVEIRDLIRRLGGEGHTIFLSSHLLNEVEQVCTHVAIIHQGRLVAQGPVAELLQQDAALLVAAEPLALLQAVVERLGIASTLAGEQALQVALEPQRTPELVAALVQAGARVLQVTPVRASLEERFLALTGAARANGTSHVLAEMAHAMEA from the coding sequence ATGAGTGATACGCATGCGGCTATCGAAACCTATGGCCTGAGCAAGGCCTTCGGCGGGCGTCAGGCCGTGGACGCGCTCAACCTGTCGATCCCACAGGGCGCGATCTTTGGCTTTCTCGGTCCCAACGGCGCAGGTAAGACCACCACCATGCGCATGTTGTTGGGGTTGATCCATCCCACAGCCGGCAGCGCGCGCATTCTGGGTCACGACATCATCAGCGAACGCGCGGCGATTGTGCGTCAGGTAGGCGCTATCGTCGAAGCGCCGGCGTTCTATCCCTACCTGTCGGGACGCGACAATCTGCGCATTCTGGCGCGCGTGTTGGGGGTTGCCGAGCGGCGCATTGACGAGGTGCTGGAACTGGTCGATCTGACCACGCGCGCTCGCGATCGGGTCAAGACCTACTCACTGGGCATGAAGCAGCGTCTGGCGATCGCTGCGGCGCTGCTCAATCAGCCGCGCATCGTGTTTCTGGATGAGCCGACCAACGGCCTCGATCCGGCAGGCACGGTCGAGATCCGCGATCTGATCCGGCGGCTGGGCGGTGAGGGGCACACCATTTTCCTCTCCAGCCACTTGCTCAACGAGGTCGAGCAGGTCTGTACGCACGTGGCGATTATCCATCAGGGCCGGTTGGTGGCGCAGGGGCCGGTCGCCGAGCTGTTGCAGCAGGATGCGGCGCTGCTGGTAGCTGCCGAGCCGCTGGCGCTGTTGCAGGCGGTGGTCGAGCGTCTGGGTATTGCCAGCACGCTCGCCGGCGAGCAGGCGCTGCAGGTAGCGTTGGAGCCGCAGCGCACGCCGGAACTGGTGGCGGCCCTGGTGCAGGCCGGCGCGCGGGTATTACAGGTTACGCCTGTACGCGCCTCGTTGGAAGAGCGCTTCCTGGCGCTCACCGGCGCGGCGCGCGCCAACGGCACATCCCACGTTCTGGCTGAGATGGCGCACGCAATGGAGGCATAA
- a CDS encoding ABC transporter permease, whose amino-acid sequence MHTELIKLGKRWLGWLILGASLGLATAGVLLVAILSRRMQESFGGFPSGLVAGPELVAQSFGSMFMLVLGAVPVGSEYGYDTWKNLVARHASRVRLLAAKWLTLLGVLLLGVIVVSLWSQGVALVLGSMLDLPAGEQPALSQILLRLGVLAWFLAVLASVGFLCATLTRSSVGGITIGFVWLSLDGLLTMVERVPMAVKRWLLTPAQASLNAAIAGQPAALPLWNSLLVLLLYLLVPLIIALLVFRERDLT is encoded by the coding sequence ATGCACACGGAACTGATCAAACTGGGCAAGCGCTGGTTGGGCTGGTTGATCCTGGGCGCCAGTCTGGGCCTGGCGACTGCAGGGGTCCTCTTGGTCGCGATCCTCAGCCGACGCATGCAGGAAAGCTTCGGCGGCTTTCCATCGGGATTGGTAGCCGGTCCGGAGCTGGTGGCCCAGAGCTTTGGCAGCATGTTCATGCTGGTCCTGGGCGCAGTGCCGGTCGGCAGCGAGTACGGCTACGACACCTGGAAGAACCTGGTAGCGCGCCATGCCAGCCGGGTGCGCTTGCTGGCGGCGAAATGGCTAACCCTGCTGGGGGTGCTCCTGCTGGGCGTGATCGTCGTCAGCCTATGGTCGCAGGGGGTGGCCCTGGTCCTGGGCAGCATGCTTGATCTGCCCGCCGGCGAGCAGCCAGCACTCAGCCAGATCCTGTTGCGCTTGGGCGTGCTGGCCTGGTTTCTGGCGGTGCTGGCATCGGTTGGCTTTCTGTGCGCGACACTGACACGCTCCAGCGTTGGCGGCATCACCATTGGTTTCGTCTGGTTGTCGCTGGATGGGCTGCTGACGATGGTTGAGCGCGTACCGATGGCCGTCAAGCGCTGGCTGTTGACGCCGGCGCAGGCGAGCCTGAATGCGGCCATCGCGGGCCAGCCGGCGGCGTTGCCGCTCTGGAACAGTCTGCTGGTACTGCTCCTATACCTGCTGGTACCGCTGATCATCGCCCTGCTGGTCTTTCGCGAGCGCGATCTGACCTGA
- a CDS encoding FKBP-type peptidyl-prolyl cis-trans isomerase produces the protein MTKPQPGDTVRVHYTGTLSDQTVFDSSRGRAPLEFTVGAGQLIPGFEAAVREMEPGETRTVQIPAEQAYGPHHQELVATVARAQLPPDLPLQIGEQYQLQQPDGQPLIVTVTDVTPSQVTFDANHPLAGKDLTFEIELLEIQPA, from the coding sequence ATGACCAAACCACAGCCAGGCGACACCGTCAGGGTGCACTACACCGGCACGCTCTCCGACCAGACCGTCTTCGACTCGTCGCGCGGACGCGCGCCGCTGGAGTTTACGGTCGGCGCCGGGCAGCTCATCCCCGGCTTCGAAGCAGCAGTGCGCGAGATGGAGCCGGGCGAGACCCGCACGGTGCAGATCCCCGCCGAACAGGCCTACGGCCCACATCATCAAGAGCTGGTGGCGACGGTGGCGCGCGCGCAGTTGCCACCCGATCTGCCGTTGCAGATCGGCGAGCAGTACCAGCTCCAACAGCCCGATGGGCAGCCGCTGATCGTCACCGTCACCGATGTGACGCCGTCGCAGGTGACCTTTGACGCCAACCATCCGCTGGCCGGCAAGGATCTGACCTTTGAGATCGAACTGTTGGAGATCCAGCCGGCATAA
- a CDS encoding response regulator, which produces MADEPIRVLLVDDHAVVRRGLRTFLETYEDIEVVGEAASGAEGIALVQRLLPDVVLMDLVMPEMDGIAATRAVRAASPATQVIVLTSYSEDERIFPAIKAGALSYLLKDVGPEELVRAIRAARRGEATLHPAVATRLMRELTQTRTSPLDELTEREREVLACIARGMSNAEIARHLVIGERTVKTHVSNILSKLHLQDRTQAALLAVRERLVPLDPPQS; this is translated from the coding sequence ATGGCCGACGAACCGATTCGGGTCCTGCTGGTGGACGATCATGCCGTGGTGCGGCGTGGCCTGCGCACCTTTCTGGAAACCTACGAGGATATCGAGGTGGTCGGTGAAGCCGCCAGCGGCGCCGAGGGCATTGCCCTGGTGCAGCGTCTGCTGCCGGATGTGGTACTCATGGATCTGGTCATGCCCGAGATGGATGGCATCGCCGCGACTCGCGCGGTGCGCGCGGCCAGCCCGGCCACGCAGGTGATCGTGTTGACCAGCTACAGCGAGGATGAGCGCATCTTTCCGGCGATTAAAGCCGGCGCGCTCTCGTACCTGCTCAAGGATGTAGGGCCTGAGGAACTGGTACGGGCGATCCGCGCTGCGCGCCGCGGCGAGGCGACCCTGCACCCCGCCGTGGCGACGCGCCTGATGCGCGAGCTGACGCAGACGCGCACCTCGCCGCTGGATGAACTCACCGAGCGCGAGCGTGAGGTGCTGGCCTGCATCGCGCGCGGCATGAGCAACGCCGAGATCGCCCGCCACCTGGTGATCGGCGAGCGCACGGTCAAAACTCACGTCAGCAACATCCTGTCGAAACTGCATTTGCAGGATCGCACGCAGGCGGCGCTGCTGGCCGTGCGCGAGCGGCTGGTACCGCTCGATCCGCCGCAGTCCTGA
- a CDS encoding M20/M25/M40 family metallo-hydrolase, with the protein MSTAAHAAIDWQAAGDEMIDHLRALLRLDTRNPPGNERLAAEYLQAVLVREGIASQIVGPSPERATLIARLQGDGSAAPLLLMSHTDVVAVEPDKWSYDPFAATVTPDGWLYGRGALDMKHMVAMELMTLLLLKRAGVPLKRDVIFMAAADEETGGEQGAGWVVRHHPELIQAEYALNEGGGVATEINGRRYYTVQTAEKGTARFRLRARGTPGHGSRPHPDNAILKLAAALARLREQQPPAHFTKSLRGFVEGIAAAQPPEVAAQLRAVLADEAGVDAAIAALPLPESFKLQLNAMVRNTIAPTMLRAGTQINVIPSEAEAGLDGRMLPGWTTDRFREEIRAIVGDELELEFLDDTEPLEADPESPLFDTIRAVLAEHDPEARAIPTLLTGATDAKHVAKLGIKVYGFAPWPYDGPDEWSRIHGHDERISLRAARWGVRVLYDVVARFAGA; encoded by the coding sequence GTGAGCACTGCCGCTCATGCCGCGATCGACTGGCAGGCCGCCGGCGATGAGATGATCGACCATCTGCGTGCCCTGCTGCGCCTCGACACGCGTAATCCACCCGGCAACGAGCGCCTGGCGGCGGAGTATCTGCAGGCGGTCCTGGTGCGCGAGGGCATTGCCAGCCAGATCGTCGGTCCCAGCCCGGAGCGCGCGACGTTGATCGCGCGGCTGCAGGGCGATGGCTCGGCGGCGCCGTTGTTGCTGATGAGCCACACCGATGTGGTGGCGGTCGAGCCTGACAAGTGGAGCTACGATCCCTTTGCCGCGACGGTAACCCCGGATGGGTGGCTGTATGGCAGAGGTGCTCTGGATATGAAACATATGGTCGCGATGGAGCTGATGACGCTGCTGCTGCTCAAGCGCGCCGGCGTGCCGCTCAAACGCGACGTGATCTTCATGGCCGCGGCCGACGAGGAGACCGGCGGCGAGCAGGGCGCCGGCTGGGTGGTGCGCCACCATCCCGAGCTGATCCAGGCCGAGTATGCCCTCAATGAAGGCGGCGGCGTGGCGACCGAGATCAACGGCCGGCGCTACTACACCGTGCAGACCGCCGAAAAAGGTACGGCCCGCTTCCGTCTGCGCGCGCGCGGCACGCCCGGCCACGGCTCGCGGCCCCATCCCGACAACGCGATCCTGAAGCTGGCCGCGGCGCTGGCCCGTCTGCGCGAGCAGCAGCCACCGGCGCACTTCACCAAATCGCTGCGCGGCTTCGTCGAGGGCATCGCTGCCGCTCAGCCGCCGGAGGTGGCCGCGCAATTGCGCGCCGTGCTGGCCGACGAGGCAGGGGTGGACGCCGCTATTGCTGCGCTGCCGCTGCCGGAGAGCTTCAAACTGCAACTCAACGCCATGGTGCGCAACACCATCGCACCGACGATGCTGCGCGCCGGCACGCAGATCAACGTCATTCCCTCGGAAGCCGAAGCGGGCCTGGATGGTCGCATGCTGCCCGGTTGGACCACCGACCGCTTCCGCGAGGAGATTCGCGCTATTGTCGGCGACGAGCTGGAGCTGGAGTTCCTGGACGATACCGAACCCCTCGAGGCCGACCCCGAATCGCCGCTGTTCGATACGATCCGCGCCGTCCTGGCCGAGCACGATCCCGAAGCGCGGGCGATTCCCACGCTGCTCACCGGTGCGACCGACGCCAAACATGTTGCCAAACTCGGTATCAAGGTGTATGGCTTTGCGCCCTGGCCGTACGACGGTCCCGACGAGTGGAGCCGCATCCACGGCCACGACGAGCGTATCAGCCTGCGCGCGGCGCGCTGGGGCGTGCGCGTACTCTACGATGTGGTGGCGCGCTTTGCCGGCGCGTAG
- a CDS encoding CBS domain-containing protein: MKTLNLLLQKKGRQVWSVTPDATVFDALRLMADKGIGAVLVMDGERVVGILSERDYARKVALEGRASRETPVREIMTPRVVYARADQTVEEAMAIMTEKRVRHLPVFQGDQLVGIVSIGDLVKEIISDQQFMIDQLINYITS; encoded by the coding sequence ATGAAAACCCTCAACCTGCTCTTGCAAAAGAAAGGCCGCCAGGTCTGGTCGGTCACGCCGGATGCCACGGTCTTCGATGCGCTTCGCCTGATGGCCGACAAAGGCATTGGTGCGGTGCTGGTGATGGACGGCGAGCGCGTGGTGGGCATCCTGTCCGAACGCGATTATGCGCGCAAGGTTGCCCTGGAAGGACGCGCCTCCCGCGAGACGCCGGTACGCGAGATCATGACGCCGCGCGTGGTCTATGCCCGCGCCGATCAGACCGTGGAGGAGGCCATGGCGATCATGACCGAAAAACGCGTGCGCCATCTGCCGGTCTTCCAGGGCGATCAGCTGGTCGGCATCGTCTCGATCGGCGATCTGGTCAAAGAGATCATCTCCGATCAGCAGTTCATGATCGATCAGCTGATCAACTACATCACCAGCTAG
- a CDS encoding GNAT family N-acetyltransferase, translating into MSIPLSDVRYRRTLGDGLLLRWSIAEDTERIAALYSYVFRDKPDEPLNERIALWTRDLLSGRHPLIGPHDFAVVEDTRDGRIVASTCLLEQTWRYEGIATPVGRPEIVASLPGYRNRGLIRAIFELIHARSAAREHLALGITGIPYYYRQFGYEYALDLGGSRRIPLSEIPRLKEGASEPYRLRPATAAELPLVRQLYAQECAGTHGGDALALATQIPEEYWAWVADGQTPATNAGWQTWLVVDTAEVPVGYVLTARRRWDESLAVRSCGFRRDLPLTAVWPSVLRGLAALAQELPVVRPNTPPATRIALELGREHPLYAALNHDRSIGVNPPYAWYVRVPDVPRFVRHVAPALEERLSRSAVAGYSGELTLNFYRDGLRLVFEQGRLAAAEQWRTEPWGPEAQAGFPPLVFLQLLFGHRSLAELRDAYPDVWANHEAATVLEAIFPKRRSWVLPLD; encoded by the coding sequence ATGTCCATTCCACTCTCCGACGTTCGCTATCGCCGCACGCTGGGCGACGGCCTGCTGCTGCGCTGGTCGATCGCCGAGGACACCGAACGCATTGCGGCGCTCTACAGCTATGTCTTTCGCGACAAGCCCGACGAACCGCTCAACGAGCGGATTGCCCTCTGGACGCGCGATCTGCTCAGCGGGCGGCACCCGTTGATCGGCCCACACGACTTCGCGGTCGTCGAAGACACGCGCGATGGGCGCATCGTGGCCTCCACCTGCCTGCTGGAGCAGACCTGGCGCTACGAAGGCATCGCCACACCGGTGGGGCGGCCCGAGATCGTTGCCAGCCTGCCTGGGTATCGCAACCGTGGCCTGATTCGGGCGATCTTCGAGCTGATCCATGCCCGCAGCGCGGCACGCGAGCACCTGGCGCTGGGCATCACCGGCATCCCCTACTACTACCGCCAGTTCGGCTATGAGTATGCGCTCGACCTGGGTGGCAGCCGCCGCATTCCCCTGAGCGAGATCCCCCGGCTCAAGGAGGGCGCGTCCGAGCCCTACCGCCTGCGTCCGGCCACGGCTGCCGAGTTGCCGCTGGTCCGGCAGCTCTACGCTCAGGAGTGCGCCGGGACGCACGGCGGCGACGCGCTGGCGCTGGCCACGCAGATTCCGGAGGAGTACTGGGCCTGGGTCGCCGATGGCCAGACACCGGCCACCAACGCCGGCTGGCAGACCTGGCTGGTAGTGGATACCGCCGAGGTGCCGGTTGGCTACGTACTGACCGCGCGCCGGCGCTGGGACGAGTCGCTGGCGGTGCGCAGCTGTGGCTTTCGGCGTGATCTGCCACTGACCGCGGTCTGGCCGTCGGTGTTGCGCGGGCTGGCCGCGCTGGCGCAGGAGCTGCCGGTCGTGCGACCGAACACGCCACCGGCGACGCGCATCGCACTGGAGCTGGGCCGCGAGCATCCGCTCTATGCCGCGCTGAACCACGACCGCAGCATCGGCGTCAACCCGCCCTACGCCTGGTACGTGCGCGTACCGGACGTCCCCCGCTTTGTGCGCCATGTCGCGCCGGCGCTGGAAGAGCGTCTGAGTCGTTCGGCGGTCGCCGGCTACAGTGGCGAGCTCACGCTGAACTTCTACCGCGACGGCCTGCGGCTGGTGTTTGAGCAGGGACGGCTCGCCGCGGCGGAGCAGTGGCGCACCGAGCCATGGGGACCGGAGGCGCAGGCCGGCTTCCCGCCGCTGGTGTTTCTGCAACTGCTCTTCGGCCACCGCAGCCTCGCCGAGCTGCGCGATGCCTACCCCGACGTCTGGGCCAACCACGAAGCGGCAACGGTGCTGGAAGCCATTTTTCCGAAACGACGGTCGTGGGTGCTACCGCTGGACTAG